One Marinitoga hydrogenitolerans DSM 16785 genomic window carries:
- a CDS encoding 6-phosphofructokinase: protein MRVGILTGGGDCPGLNAVIRGIVHAANERFETYGILNGWKGMLTKDIMKLTMDDVEGIHILGGTILGTSRVNPFKDEESKELLEKNYKDMNLDALIAIGGDDTLSVAAKLSSLGYPVVGVPKTIDNDVSNTDYTFGFHTAVNVGADAIDRLHSTAKSHQRVMIVELMGREAGWITIEAGMAAGAHLILIPEFPMTINEIVNYVNKRMKDKRYMIIAVAEGFKPTELEQVVADKSSIDAFGHIKLGGIAHYLAEIIEQKTGFETRSVVLGHLLRGGTPTAFDRILGTRYGVEAMRLIKNKDFGRMVALKGNKIISIPLEYGVATKKLVPFEYYKLAQLFFD, encoded by the coding sequence ATGCGTGTTGGTATATTAACTGGAGGGGGAGACTGTCCTGGTTTAAATGCTGTTATTAGAGGTATTGTTCATGCTGCTAATGAAAGATTTGAAACATACGGAATATTAAATGGTTGGAAAGGTATGCTAACAAAAGATATAATGAAATTAACAATGGATGATGTAGAAGGAATACATATTTTAGGTGGAACTATATTAGGAACATCCAGAGTTAACCCATTTAAAGATGAAGAGAGTAAAGAATTACTTGAAAAAAATTATAAAGATATGAATTTAGATGCATTAATCGCTATTGGGGGAGATGATACATTATCTGTAGCTGCTAAACTATCCAGTTTAGGATATCCTGTTGTTGGTGTTCCAAAAACAATAGACAATGACGTTTCTAACACAGATTATACTTTTGGATTTCATACAGCTGTAAATGTTGGAGCAGATGCTATAGACAGACTACATTCAACTGCAAAATCTCATCAAAGAGTTATGATTGTTGAATTAATGGGAAGAGAAGCTGGCTGGATAACAATTGAGGCTGGAATGGCTGCTGGAGCACATTTAATATTAATACCAGAATTTCCAATGACAATAAACGAAATTGTAAACTACGTGAACAAAAGAATGAAAGATAAAAGATATATGATAATTGCTGTAGCAGAAGGATTTAAACCAACTGAATTAGAACAGGTTGTTGCAGATAAATCTTCAATTGATGCTTTTGGTCATATTAAACTTGGTGGAATAGCTCATTATTTGGCTGAAATCATTGAACAAAAAACAGGATTTGAAACAAGATCTGTTGTATTGGGGCATTTGTTAAGAGGTGGAACTCCTACAGCTTTCGATAGAATTTTAGGAACAAGATATGGTGTAGAAGCAATGCGTCTTATAAAAAATAAAGATTTTGGAAGGATGGTTGCTTTAAAAGGAAATAAAATAATTTCTATTCCATTAGAATATGGTGTCGCTACAAAAAAACTTGTTCCTTTTGAATACTACAAATTAGCTCAATTATTTTTTGATTGA
- the atpB gene encoding F0F1 ATP synthase subunit A, producing MNQKQKKTLLILFSIYAVLGLINFIVFPSADLEGVGLRWTYSFGETASFWNTINPMTVIMSFTIIFILIIFAAGVKFELIPNKKQALVESLLEYFWELVEDAVPNQKYRKSVYVISTTLFLFVLVANLISGMPGINVSPVDEGLKIGLFTDTWYTPTSDLNTNATFAIMVLIISHVFAARAKGVGKWLKMFIEPTPLLLPLNLIGELAKPVSHSLRLFGNIFGGGILVLIISYMLKYFVLPIFLWGFFGIFVGLIQAFVFSLLAIAYMGALLEE from the coding sequence ATGAATCAAAAACAGAAAAAAACTCTATTAATCCTTTTTTCGATTTATGCCGTGTTGGGTTTAATAAATTTCATTGTTTTTCCATCTGCTGATTTGGAAGGTGTCGGATTAAGATGGACTTATTCATTTGGAGAAACGGCATCTTTTTGGAATACTATAAATCCAATGACAGTTATTATGTCTTTTACAATTATATTTATTTTGATTATATTTGCAGCAGGAGTAAAATTTGAACTAATACCAAATAAAAAACAAGCGTTAGTTGAATCATTATTAGAATATTTTTGGGAATTAGTTGAAGATGCTGTGCCCAATCAAAAATATAGAAAGTCCGTATATGTTATTTCAACAACCTTATTCTTATTTGTTTTAGTTGCAAATTTAATTTCTGGTATGCCGGGTATTAATGTTTCACCTGTAGATGAAGGATTAAAAATAGGATTGTTTACAGACACATGGTATACCCCAACTTCTGATTTAAATACCAATGCAACGTTTGCAATTATGGTTCTTATTATAAGTCATGTGTTTGCAGCGAGGGCAAAGGGGGTAGGAAAATGGTTAAAAATGTTTATTGAACCTACACCATTGTTATTGCCATTAAATTTAATCGGCGAATTAGCAAAACCAGTATCGCATTCTTTAAGGCTTTTTGGTAATATTTTTGGTGGAGGAATTTTGGTATTAATAATAAGTTATATGTTGAAATATTTTGTTCTTCCTATATTTTTATGGGGATTCTTTGGTATTTTTGTTGGGTTAATACAGGCATTTGTATTTTCGCTTCTAGCAATAGCATATATGGGAGCATTACTTGAAGAATAA
- a CDS encoding PHP domain-containing protein, which produces MLLDLHCHSTFSDGTLSPKQLVKKAKNLGIKMFSITDHDTINGQDEAIKFANKIGLKYIAGVEINAEFPTLMDVLGYNIDINNDYLRTILEIIYNKRIERNKLMINLLKKEGFKIDIEDLEGVSLNTIGRPHIARILLKKGYGTSVSQIIETYLTRGKKCYIERFKFSPKKTIQAIKKAGGIAVLAHPKKLRLSNIQLELLINELKDYGLDGVECFHYSSDPHYTNFLIDLTRKNGLLVTAGSDFHGSNKPYVSLGVYVENFVIQDTINYFVTNYYKKS; this is translated from the coding sequence ATGTTATTGGATTTGCATTGCCACAGCACTTTTTCTGATGGAACATTATCTCCTAAACAACTTGTAAAAAAAGCAAAAAATTTAGGTATAAAAATGTTTTCAATTACAGATCATGATACAATAAATGGTCAAGATGAAGCTATTAAATTTGCAAATAAAATAGGCTTGAAATATATAGCAGGAGTAGAAATTAATGCTGAATTTCCAACTTTAATGGATGTACTGGGATACAATATTGATATAAATAATGATTATTTAAGAACAATTCTCGAAATAATATATAATAAACGAATTGAAAGAAATAAATTGATGATAAATTTGTTAAAAAAAGAAGGATTTAAAATTGATATAGAGGATCTTGAAGGTGTTTCCTTGAATACAATAGGAAGGCCCCATATAGCAAGAATATTACTAAAAAAGGGTTATGGTACATCTGTGAGTCAAATTATAGAAACATATTTAACAAGAGGTAAAAAGTGTTATATAGAGAGATTTAAATTTTCACCGAAAAAAACAATTCAAGCAATAAAAAAAGCTGGAGGAATTGCTGTTTTAGCCCATCCTAAGAAATTAAGATTATCTAACATTCAATTAGAATTGCTTATAAACGAGTTAAAAGATTACGGACTTGATGGAGTTGAATGTTTCCATTATTCAAGTGATCCGCATTATACAAATTTTCTTATAGATTTAACTAGAAAAAATGGATTGTTGGTGACAGCGGGAAGTGATTTTCATGGTTCCAATAAGCCATATGTTTCATTAGGTGTTTATGTGGAAAATTTTGTTATACAGGATACTATTAACTATTTTGTTACAAATTATTATAAAAAAAGCTAA
- the ribF gene encoding riboflavin biosynthesis protein RibF, with protein MNYAVTIGTFDGVHKGHQVIIKKTLEIAKSNNLIPKAYIMKYPASKYFGNFSGVIIPSYKREEILMNYGFETEVFELPKVIHISHEEYLKFLLKNGMKAIICGEDFTFGKDRKGDISYLLAKQHKNNFFVEVLKDIKTSETRISSTFIRRALLAGNIDEANNLLGRIWTIEGPVYEDRHVGFSLGFPTANIDIRYKEEVIYPKYGVYLVKGGVKNNPHKYYGLMSVGLRPTFNENIKEPKVEIYFLDYFGDLYNKIIEVEVLKFLRDEIKFNSKKDLINQMIKDEDNARKIINNWR; from the coding sequence ATGAATTATGCTGTAACTATTGGTACTTTTGATGGTGTTCACAAAGGGCATCAGGTTATTATCAAAAAGACACTTGAAATTGCAAAAAGTAACAATTTAATCCCAAAAGCTTATATCATGAAATATCCCGCTTCAAAATATTTTGGAAATTTTAGCGGAGTTATTATTCCATCTTATAAAAGAGAAGAAATATTAATGAATTATGGATTTGAAACAGAAGTTTTTGAGCTTCCTAAGGTTATACATATTTCCCATGAAGAATATTTGAAATTCCTTTTGAAAAATGGTATGAAAGCTATTATATGTGGTGAAGATTTTACTTTTGGAAAAGACAGAAAAGGGGATATTTCTTACCTTTTGGCAAAACAACATAAAAATAATTTTTTCGTCGAAGTACTCAAAGACATTAAAACTTCAGAAACAAGAATTAGTTCAACATTTATTAGAAGAGCTTTACTTGCAGGAAATATAGATGAAGCTAATAATTTATTGGGTAGAATTTGGACAATTGAAGGGCCTGTTTATGAAGATCGGCATGTTGGTTTTAGTTTGGGATTTCCTACTGCTAATATAGATATAAGATATAAAGAAGAGGTTATTTATCCAAAATATGGTGTGTACCTGGTAAAAGGCGGTGTAAAAAATAATCCTCATAAATACTATGGACTTATGAGTGTTGGATTAAGACCTACTTTTAATGAAAATATAAAAGAACCTAAAGTTGAAATTTATTTTTTAGATTATTTTGGTGATTTATATAATAAAATAATAGAAGTTGAGGTATTAAAGTTTCTTAGAGATGAAATAAAATTTAATTCTAAAAAAGACCTTATTAATCAAATGATAAAAGATGAAGATAATGCCAGGAAAATAATAAATAACTGGAGATAG
- a CDS encoding chemotaxis protein CheX — protein MNVKVINSILDAFSKTFKMATNNMDIVIQKPVVDKGENRSYEVVVTIGFIGDLNGNIHMGLSVESAKTIVSQMMMGMPVEKLDEMSLSALGELGNMISGAIAVSLEKLGYKINITPPSIMHGNNIIFIKDGISLRFPMNIDNKFSEEFFVVLKSAI, from the coding sequence ATGAATGTAAAAGTTATTAATTCTATATTAGATGCTTTTTCAAAGACTTTCAAAATGGCAACAAATAATATGGATATTGTCATTCAAAAGCCTGTTGTTGATAAGGGAGAAAACAGATCATATGAGGTGGTTGTTACTATTGGATTTATAGGGGATTTAAATGGAAATATTCATATGGGGTTATCTGTAGAATCCGCAAAAACAATCGTTTCACAAATGATGATGGGAATGCCTGTGGAAAAATTAGATGAAATGAGTTTAAGCGCATTAGGAGAATTAGGAAATATGATTTCAGGAGCTATTGCTGTAAGTTTAGAAAAATTAGGATATAAGATAAATATTACTCCTCCTTCAATAATGCATGGAAATAATATTATTTTTATAAAAGATGGAATTTCTTTAAGATTTCCAATGAATATTGATAATAAATTTTCCGAAGAATTTTTTGTGGTATTAAAAAGTGCGATATGA
- a CDS encoding AtpZ/AtpI family protein: MKKNRLDIKIFANLNLILFFALTVLANIFIGYLIGTLLSSLTHFEIWKIIFLFLGVISGLYNGIIELLKEAKKQDNEFRTKKESKRDNNKDNNSFDN, translated from the coding sequence ATGAAAAAAAATAGATTAGATATTAAAATTTTTGCAAATTTAAATTTGATTCTTTTTTTCGCATTAACGGTTTTAGCAAACATTTTTATTGGGTATTTAATTGGAACTTTATTGTCTTCCTTAACACACTTTGAAATATGGAAGATAATTTTTTTGTTTTTAGGAGTTATATCAGGTTTGTATAATGGTATAATAGAGTTATTAAAGGAGGCTAAGAAACAAGATAATGAATTTAGAACTAAAAAAGAAAGTAAAAGAGATAATAATAAAGATAATAATTCTTTCGATAATTGA
- a CDS encoding GGDEF domain-containing protein: MEKFQVFFRETLFGKEYLKIINDRTFRVRVTESSVFHYKSYLEILKSLEPLNEFGLMLPEKIEYDNEEYRIFTEYWNEIPITEIDIDEEKYYNILYTVYDLTDRVTHSTNIIIPYIYLEDIFIDETNNVTLMPSVFIPRKSDNIIINKKKSEEGVIELLINFSTTVYNLMSEKTELVKEFVKTLKNNSFECVHDLYVFLLKTFNYRLKKNKIRIPHFINRESERDRILEVLGKKHIYIYGPQRIGKTRLIDFMEFKFKELNYNIIRARNVKDIFSGDIKVPESMNIFYFLNFIELLRQGKKDFKLIMIVDDYQDINIKFKNFIEDIINKNFDFPFSLVLMSHVAPTVEFENIEYIELKPFNLKKTETLLKIILSSDFLKKYPEIVDIIYNLSDGYPGNIYQTIKDLNMLEIIKIENGKYVFYPEKLKVKKIIDLAEEKIDNIPDKIKQDLKYLSTLGFKFTVNEIKDLETYFKTSFDNTIIYALERDILLKEGNEYRFFNLIYQDLFHNSLSIKEQVNIHMYLCKKSISLEKKIFHLKNARKIKSTIALIIKEMRKSIFEWKNLNFIDYGFNEIKNITDDIPLSTIAIYLSKKYFFNEFSDDLKEYIEKIKNSKVYEYIAYLFLKYSDEDKLNKKLLEWINDKETTDYKKVLYIYYYLNLNFSKLEKEEVYDYYFMVEKTFLKHRNLHKFKTIKGMLLNMLGIKMETELPELAVKYYNDALSISLEVRYKRLTQIVYANLAILYESLNSNLSEYYNRKVLEISKEIGDYQTYNRILINIANNKLYKGEIKEFFDLINKAERYSKINKDFNSYIFANDIKNYYFLYAKDYANLESNLRKITEYSKNKPFLKDSIEGIKDNIHILKALIEKDRPFFSNRKYKDKVVKNEFFQNFYNIIFENDEKIVYDAWLFFKNNPVIYLKEEMVSAAAEKISHYSFSEEFEKWVLELIKEFKNKKLSIALLYEGLGYFYTTKKEKFKALKFLRKAQKTYDDLMMKNRFEEINKFLMKEFRLPMFIYEEIYSMEYNIEKYNYNNLISKIKSYEKINNLIIELLKSDSPKYLVEKIGEFLRDKYPINEILIRIITKDYEVEYNFNFKNEKDLKNDQFFIKPLKLSYISDYKDYKYYIYLSNSNIELSQKDAVDILDNIIIIEDVLYSILDKITHYEHSILDPLTNAYTRRYMENKLKELHGLYERYKFDFSIMLIDLDDFKKVNDKYGHQKGDEVLVELVKSLKKHLRDFDMVCRYGGEEFLLILPNTSLEDAEKIAKRLLKDINKDLLEKTKLNITCSIGVSSISEIIKEPRLKLLIENADKALYRAKNNGKNQVEVI; encoded by the coding sequence TTGGAAAAATTTCAGGTTTTTTTTAGAGAAACATTATTTGGTAAGGAATATTTAAAAATAATTAATGATAGAACTTTCCGTGTAAGAGTCACGGAAAGTTCGGTTTTTCATTATAAGTCATATTTAGAAATATTGAAATCATTAGAACCTTTAAATGAATTTGGATTGATGTTACCAGAAAAAATAGAATACGATAATGAAGAATATCGTATATTTACAGAGTATTGGAATGAAATACCAATAACAGAGATAGATATAGATGAGGAAAAATATTATAATATTTTATATACAGTATATGATTTAACAGATAGAGTAACTCATTCGACCAATATAATAATTCCATATATTTATCTAGAAGATATTTTTATTGATGAAACTAATAATGTCACTTTAATGCCATCGGTATTCATACCTCGAAAATCAGATAATATTATTATAAATAAAAAAAAGAGCGAAGAAGGTGTAATCGAGTTATTAATAAATTTTTCAACAACAGTATACAATTTGATGAGTGAAAAAACTGAATTGGTGAAAGAGTTTGTAAAAACATTAAAAAACAATTCTTTTGAATGTGTTCATGATTTATATGTATTTTTATTAAAAACTTTTAATTATAGATTAAAAAAAAATAAAATTAGAATTCCGCATTTTATCAATAGAGAGAGCGAAAGAGACAGGATTTTAGAAGTTCTAGGAAAAAAACATATTTATATATATGGACCTCAAAGAATTGGAAAAACAAGATTAATAGATTTTATGGAATTTAAATTTAAAGAATTAAACTACAATATAATTAGAGCACGGAATGTTAAAGATATATTTTCTGGAGATATTAAAGTTCCAGAAAGTATGAATATATTTTATTTTCTAAATTTTATTGAATTGTTGAGACAAGGGAAAAAGGATTTTAAATTAATAATGATAGTAGATGATTATCAGGATATAAATATTAAGTTTAAAAATTTTATTGAGGATATAATTAATAAAAACTTTGATTTTCCATTTTCTTTAGTTTTAATGTCACATGTTGCTCCAACAGTTGAATTTGAAAATATTGAATATATTGAATTAAAACCATTCAACTTAAAAAAGACAGAAACTTTGTTAAAAATAATCCTTTCAAGTGACTTTTTAAAAAAGTATCCAGAAATAGTGGATATAATATATAATTTATCTGATGGTTATCCGGGTAATATTTATCAAACCATAAAAGATTTAAATATGCTTGAAATAATAAAAATTGAAAATGGAAAATATGTTTTTTACCCTGAAAAATTGAAAGTAAAAAAAATAATAGATTTAGCAGAAGAAAAGATTGACAACATTCCAGATAAGATAAAACAGGATTTGAAATACTTATCGACGTTAGGATTTAAATTTACAGTGAATGAAATCAAGGATTTGGAAACATATTTTAAAACATCTTTTGATAATACTATAATTTATGCACTTGAGAGAGATATTCTTTTGAAAGAAGGAAATGAGTATAGGTTTTTCAATTTAATATATCAGGATTTATTTCATAATAGTTTATCCATAAAAGAACAAGTAAATATTCATATGTACTTATGTAAGAAAAGTATTTCTCTTGAAAAGAAGATATTTCATTTAAAAAATGCTAGAAAAATTAAAAGCACAATAGCTTTGATTATAAAAGAGATGAGAAAATCGATCTTTGAATGGAAAAATTTAAATTTTATAGATTATGGGTTTAATGAAATAAAAAATATTACAGATGATATACCTCTTTCAACAATTGCAATATATTTATCTAAAAAATATTTTTTCAATGAGTTCAGTGATGATTTAAAAGAGTATATTGAAAAAATAAAAAATAGCAAAGTATACGAATATATTGCATATTTGTTTTTAAAATATTCAGATGAAGATAAATTAAATAAAAAGTTACTCGAGTGGATAAATGATAAAGAAACAACAGATTATAAAAAGGTCTTATATATTTATTATTATTTAAATTTAAATTTCTCTAAATTGGAGAAAGAAGAAGTATATGATTATTATTTTATGGTTGAAAAAACATTTTTAAAACACCGAAATCTTCATAAATTTAAAACTATTAAAGGTATGCTTTTAAATATGTTAGGTATAAAAATGGAGACAGAATTGCCAGAATTAGCTGTAAAATATTATAATGATGCTTTAAGTATTTCATTGGAAGTAAGGTATAAACGACTAACACAGATAGTATATGCAAACCTGGCGATCCTCTATGAAAGTTTGAATTCTAATCTTTCAGAATATTATAACAGGAAAGTTTTAGAGATATCAAAAGAAATAGGAGATTATCAAACATATAATAGAATATTGATAAATATTGCTAATAATAAATTATATAAGGGAGAAATAAAGGAGTTTTTTGATTTAATAAATAAAGCTGAAAGATATTCCAAAATAAATAAAGATTTTAATAGTTATATATTTGCAAATGATATAAAAAATTATTATTTCCTTTATGCAAAAGATTATGCAAACTTAGAAAGTAATTTAAGAAAAATTACAGAATATTCTAAAAATAAGCCATTTCTCAAAGATAGCATAGAAGGTATTAAGGATAATATTCATATTTTAAAAGCACTTATTGAAAAAGATAGGCCATTTTTTTCTAATCGTAAATATAAAGACAAAGTGGTTAAAAATGAATTTTTTCAAAATTTTTATAATATTATCTTTGAAAATGATGAGAAAATCGTTTATGATGCATGGTTATTTTTTAAAAATAATCCTGTAATTTATCTTAAGGAAGAAATGGTAAGTGCTGCAGCAGAAAAAATTTCACATTATTCTTTTTCTGAAGAGTTTGAAAAATGGGTGTTAGAATTAATAAAAGAATTTAAAAATAAGAAATTGTCTATAGCTTTACTATATGAAGGGTTAGGTTATTTTTATACTACGAAAAAAGAAAAATTTAAAGCATTGAAATTTCTTAGAAAAGCGCAAAAGACGTATGATGATTTGATGATGAAAAACAGATTTGAAGAAATAAATAAGTTTTTAATGAAAGAATTTAGGCTTCCCATGTTTATATACGAAGAAATTTATTCAATGGAATACAACATAGAAAAATATAATTATAATAATTTAATATCCAAAATAAAATCATATGAAAAAATAAATAATTTAATTATTGAATTATTGAAATCAGATTCTCCAAAGTATTTAGTTGAAAAAATAGGGGAATTTTTAAGGGATAAATATCCTATAAATGAAATATTAATAAGAATAATTACCAAAGATTATGAGGTGGAATATAATTTTAATTTTAAAAATGAAAAGGATTTAAAAAACGATCAGTTTTTTATAAAACCATTAAAATTATCATATATTTCAGACTATAAAGATTATAAATACTATATATATTTATCAAATTCTAATATTGAACTGAGTCAAAAAGATGCGGTTGATATTTTAGATAATATAATAATAATTGAGGATGTATTATATTCTATTTTAGATAAAATAACACATTATGAACATAGCATTTTAGATCCTTTGACAAATGCATATACAAGAAGATATATGGAAAATAAACTAAAAGAGCTACATGGATTATATGAAAGGTATAAATTTGATTTTTCAATAATGTTAATAGATTTAGATGATTTTAAAAAGGTAAACGATAAATATGGTCATCAAAAAGGAGATGAGGTTTTAGTTGAATTAGTAAAGTCTTTAAAAAAGCATTTAAGAGATTTTGATATGGTTTGTAGGTATGGTGGAGAAGAATTTTTATTAATTTTGCCAAATACCAGTTTGGAAGATGCAGAAAAAATAGCTAAAAGATTACTCAAAGATATAAATAAAGATTTGTTAGAAAAAACAAAATTAAATATTACATGTAGTATAGGGGTTTCTTCGATTTCGGAAATCATTAAAGAACCAAGACTTAAATTATTAATAGAAAATGCAGATAAAGCACTTTATAGAGCAAAAAATAATGGAAAAAACCAAGTTGAAGTTATATGA
- the fliD gene encoding flagellar filament capping protein FliD produces MSENSYLGTFQFGGIASGLDTSSIIDQLMSVERKPLERLQNDFETLQLKQKAWEEVDSKLSDFWDFLATFKLKSNLIPKTVQVSDENVLSATASTSATNTNFKVKVNSLSSSTSLTPNNTLGNIPDLTTQYYQLNGRTTPVAGTFTLKALDSSGNVLETLNINFSGTDTIGDIINQIDTNSTYFTASLNNGKLRIEEKVGQEGTVANILLGDSSDTSNFVEVFNLEGSDYVPGGATAGYIESTVHVGAINTSKLLSDISPDVTSGIIRINGTEITVSSTDTVGDLIARINASNANVIVWYDENEDKLMIRNKEGGPQSITIEDGDSNGNNLTNVLDDLSWVDSGGNYLGTIIPGSAANVEIDLDGDGTADLTKTTWGNTVEYNNVTLNLKSISTGWVDVQVTQDVDATYDKISEFVDKYNEIIGYIYDKLNEDAVKPEKGETLSEEDKIKGVLKGDDNLEDIFNSLRDMAYGVISWSSDVDMAYRSLYEIGINSGDAGGTYENTMKGVLQINEDKLKQAIQNNAEEVWKLFAYEDSNNKGIAIQFKDYIWETTKFGGTIDQISGTTGTIGLEMRDIAKRMTSLIDQLQRKEAYYWQKFSAMEQSVSQMQAQGSWIMSAFAK; encoded by the coding sequence ATGAGTGAAAATAGTTATCTTGGAACTTTTCAATTTGGTGGAATAGCAAGTGGATTAGATACATCATCTATTATAGATCAGTTAATGTCAGTAGAAAGGAAACCTTTGGAAAGGTTACAAAATGATTTTGAAACATTACAATTAAAACAAAAAGCGTGGGAAGAAGTTGATTCAAAACTCAGTGACTTCTGGGATTTCCTTGCTACTTTTAAATTAAAAAGTAATTTAATACCAAAAACCGTTCAAGTAAGTGATGAAAATGTTTTGTCAGCAACAGCGTCAACATCGGCAACTAATACAAATTTTAAGGTTAAAGTTAATTCTTTATCTTCGTCAACATCTTTAACTCCTAATAATACATTAGGAAATATTCCGGACTTAACAACACAATATTATCAATTAAATGGAAGAACAACACCTGTGGCTGGGACATTTACATTAAAAGCCCTTGATTCTTCTGGTAATGTATTGGAGACTTTAAATATTAATTTTTCAGGAACTGATACAATAGGAGATATAATAAATCAAATTGATACAAATTCAACATATTTTACAGCATCTTTAAATAATGGGAAATTAAGAATTGAAGAAAAAGTTGGGCAGGAAGGAACTGTTGCGAATATATTATTAGGAGATTCATCAGATACCAGTAATTTTGTAGAAGTTTTTAATCTTGAAGGATCAGATTATGTGCCTGGTGGAGCAACAGCTGGTTATATAGAGAGTACAGTACATGTAGGTGCAATAAATACATCTAAATTGTTATCAGATATAAGCCCAGATGTCACTTCTGGTATAATAAGAATTAATGGGACTGAGATAACAGTTAGTTCAACAGATACAGTTGGAGATTTAATTGCAAGAATAAACGCATCAAATGCTAATGTAATAGTATGGTATGATGAGAATGAAGACAAACTCATGATAAGAAATAAAGAGGGTGGTCCTCAATCAATAACTATTGAAGATGGGGATTCTAATGGAAATAATTTGACAAATGTTCTTGATGATTTGTCGTGGGTTGATAGTGGTGGAAATTATTTAGGAACTATTATTCCTGGTAGTGCGGCAAATGTTGAAATAGACTTAGATGGTGATGGAACAGCAGATTTAACCAAAACAACATGGGGTAATACTGTAGAATATAATAATGTCACACTAAATTTAAAATCAATATCTACTGGATGGGTAGATGTTCAAGTAACTCAAGATGTGGATGCAACATATGATAAGATAAGCGAATTTGTTGACAAATATAATGAGATTATAGGATATATATATGACAAATTAAATGAAGATGCAGTGAAACCAGAGAAAGGTGAAACGTTATCTGAAGAGGATAAAATTAAAGGTGTTTTAAAAGGTGATGATAATTTAGAAGATATTTTTAATTCGTTAAGAGACATGGCTTATGGAGTAATATCGTGGTCTTCTGATGTAGACATGGCTTATAGATCTTTATATGAAATTGGCATAAATTCAGGTGATGCCGGAGGTACTTATGAAAACACTATGAAAGGTGTTTTGCAAATTAATGAAGACAAATTAAAACAAGCAATTCAAAATAATGCAGAAGAAGTCTGGAAATTATTTGCTTATGAAGATTCTAATAATAAAGGTATTGCAATACAATTTAAAGATTATATATGGGAAACAACAAAATTTGGAGGAACAATAGACCAAATTTCTGGAACTACAGGAACAATAGGGCTTGAAATGAGAGATATAGCCAAAAGGATGACGTCTTTAATAGATCAACTCCAAAGAAAAGAAGCTTATTATTGGCAAAAGTTTTCAGCAATGGAACAATCTGTTTCTCAAATGCAAGCACAAGGGTCATGGATAATGAGTGCATTTGCTAAATAA
- a CDS encoding flagellar protein FlaG has protein sequence MGEMNRINGDFSSFIDSLTKDISFSRKIANKRIPSELEKNTKSNNTINLDTKKLSRVIEEKLNKLKEIFKGEVKFEVNDDVNMIIVKIIDKDSKKVIRQIPPETAVKMAEMLDKLEGIFLDERA, from the coding sequence ATGGGTGAAATGAACAGGATAAATGGAGATTTTTCAAGTTTTATAGATTCGCTTACAAAAGATATAAGTTTTTCAAGAAAAATAGCTAATAAAAGAATACCTTCTGAATTGGAAAAGAATACTAAAAGTAATAATACAATTAACTTAGATACAAAAAAACTTTCAAGAGTTATAGAGGAAAAATTAAATAAATTAAAAGAGATTTTTAAAGGTGAAGTAAAATTTGAAGTGAATGATGATGTTAATATGATAATAGTTAAAATCATTGATAAAGATTCAAAAAAAGTAATTAGGCAAATTCCACCTGAAACAGCTGTAAAAATGGCAGAAATGCTGGATAAATTAGAAGGTATTTTTCTCGATGAACGTGCGTAA